A single window of Jiangella alkaliphila DNA harbors:
- a CDS encoding ThuA domain-containing protein codes for MAPPAAAHPGHGGYSILVFSKTAGFRHDSIPAGIAAIQQLGTQHEFDVTATEDAAAFTDENLAQYDAVVWLSTTGDVLNADQQAAFERYIQAGGGYAGIHSASDTEYSWPWYGELVGAYFASHPQNQTATVKVEDPAHPSTQHLDPLWPRFDEWYNYQTNPRGDVHVLTSLDESSYSPGTGAMGADHPITWCQDYDGGRSWYTGLGHTIESFSEPDFLQLVLGGIETAAGVTPADCSASSPDSFEKVTLDDTTSNPMELAVADDGRVFYIDRNGAVRLVRPDGSATTVGTLSVYTGQEFGLMGIALDPDFTTNGWIYLTYAPTGSEAIDRVSRFTLTGETLDLGSETVIIEYPTNRVECCHAGGALEFDNDGNLYLTTGDNTNPFASSGYAPIDERPGRELWDAQRTSANSNSLSGKVLRITPSDGGGYTVPAGNLFPPGTAQTRPEIFAMGFRNPFRIGLDPATNKLMVADYGPDAGSANPSRGPDGRVEWNIVDQPGFYGWPYCVGNNTPYIDFDFATNASGAAFNCGAPVNNSPNNTGLTQLPAAIEAEVWYGYQTNPLYPEIGGGGAPMAGGVYRYDADLVSDRKWPAYWDGKAIFGEWNQGNLYSFQLDATGSDVTDINPVFPDWTILRPHALEWGPDGALYMIEWGGGFGGNNADSGVYRIDYVQGTRAPVARIDASATSGPVPLEVAFDGTASIDPEGGPITYAWDFDGDGTVDSTEPEASHTYTTAGDYTVALTVTDGDGLQDVANVEIAAGNTAPEVDVAWPPNGGFFEFGDTIRYEASATDAEDGQAECPRIVTQPALGHDEHSHEYAEYFGCEGVFPLPGDEGHVGANIFGTVTVTYTDNGAPNVSPLTSQEVLILQPKRREAEHFDLTGRLEGSTSGGDPGVQRETTGDVLGGTQNIGFIEPGDWWAWDPMNLTNIDDITLRAATPTGASTVEVRTGSPDGPTVATITVNPTGGWQTYDYFTGEVSGETADDSGPLYFVNVSGQLNVNWIDFGGRGVTENQRPDVELTATPTSGTVPLDVEFEASATDPEGDDPLTYAWVFGDGGTATGPTAAHTYTEAGSYDASVTVTDARGAAATEHVTIEVDPVITEPPVCLNGRSDGFDGTSLDRDRWTTVIRENQDLVVEDGHVVLPATATDIYGTNNTDTPNIVLQDLPDGPFTATVKLTMQAYRAYQQAGLIIYGDDDNYAKMVLEGRDTGTTNPAARIFQFIREENGAPNEVGESNTANLGAAYPDTVWVRYISDGSNLRAAYSADGVTFTEMPQTKSLAGIEDPKIGLVALSGTGQPITEVQFDSFHITPDDTATPTEPNDEFAGTVLDGCRWTVLRPDADGYRVAGGKLEIDTPNGDIYTGNTDPLPGNFMLQPAPESDEWTIETLVDASALVEQYQQGGMIVYGDDDNYVKFDMVVDNPAGQPVARRIELRSEIGAVIQNPQPQVTALTQGVWHLRLSRSGDTYSGAYSADGQTWTPLGEAVTNTALSSGDVRVGLFAIGTSQSEPQTVTYEHFRVTGGQDVCEPTAPEEGYTSLFDGTEASLAGWQMAGPGGFALTEDCTLLSEGGMGLYWYSADAYEDYSLKLDWMMPGDDNSGVFVGFPDPGDDPWVAVNQGHEVQIDATDAADRTTGAIYAFQGADQAARDAALNPPGEWNEFEIVVQGDRIRVYLNGELINDYTDTDPNRMNQPSYIGIQNHGAADQNYFRNVRIQELVDETAPTVEVALDPAEPTGQNGWYTGPVSVTAVGTDDQGGEVALEYRTGGGDWAPYTGAVVVDADGEHALEFRGTDTAGNVSAPVPVAIAKDATPPVTTATLGGGTGGAVNVTLAATDATSGVAATEWSLDGGDWTAYTGPVAVSGDGEHELLYRSSDQAGNAEDAKAVTVTVDGSAPVLSVSGVAHGQLYGDSQNLTVAWTATDNGPVTVTGTLDGAPIQSGAVVALHAIPLGLHELVVEATDSAGNETVQELVFFSTTSFADMESLITQFQTAGRITSQVAKDLQKSLATARRQEGMGREDRAVIALESFKSAVNSKVTDAGARGTLVRDADAMIIRLGGTPRQASAGVRANGGEELAGTGRLDGDPDRTEGRELPATD; via the coding sequence ATGGCGCCGCCGGCGGCGGCCCACCCGGGCCATGGTGGCTACTCGATCCTGGTGTTCTCGAAGACCGCCGGGTTCCGGCACGACTCGATCCCCGCGGGCATCGCGGCGATCCAGCAGCTGGGCACCCAGCACGAGTTCGACGTGACGGCGACGGAGGACGCCGCGGCGTTCACCGACGAGAACCTCGCCCAGTACGACGCCGTCGTCTGGCTGTCGACCACCGGTGACGTCCTCAACGCCGACCAGCAGGCCGCGTTCGAGCGGTACATCCAGGCCGGCGGCGGGTACGCGGGCATCCACTCCGCGTCCGACACCGAGTACAGCTGGCCGTGGTACGGCGAGCTTGTCGGCGCCTACTTCGCCAGCCACCCGCAGAACCAGACCGCGACGGTCAAGGTGGAAGACCCGGCGCACCCGTCGACCCAGCACCTCGACCCGCTCTGGCCGCGCTTCGACGAGTGGTACAACTACCAGACCAACCCGCGCGGCGACGTGCACGTGCTGACGTCGCTGGACGAGTCGTCGTACTCGCCGGGCACCGGCGCCATGGGCGCGGACCACCCGATCACCTGGTGCCAGGACTACGACGGCGGCCGCTCCTGGTACACCGGGCTGGGCCACACCATCGAGTCGTTCTCCGAGCCCGACTTCCTCCAGCTGGTCCTCGGCGGCATCGAGACCGCGGCGGGCGTCACGCCGGCCGACTGCTCGGCCAGCTCGCCGGACAGCTTCGAGAAGGTGACGCTCGACGACACCACCAGCAACCCGATGGAGCTGGCCGTCGCCGACGACGGGCGGGTCTTCTACATCGACCGCAACGGCGCCGTGCGGCTGGTCCGGCCGGACGGCTCGGCCACGACCGTCGGCACGCTCAGCGTGTACACGGGCCAAGAGTTCGGCCTGATGGGCATCGCCCTGGATCCGGACTTCACCACGAACGGCTGGATCTACCTCACCTACGCCCCGACGGGGAGTGAGGCGATCGACCGGGTGTCGAGGTTCACCCTCACCGGCGAGACGCTCGACCTCGGCAGCGAGACCGTCATCATCGAGTACCCGACGAACCGGGTCGAGTGCTGCCACGCCGGCGGCGCGCTGGAGTTCGACAACGACGGCAACCTGTACCTCACCACCGGCGACAACACGAACCCGTTCGCGTCCAGCGGCTACGCGCCGATCGACGAGCGGCCCGGCCGCGAGCTCTGGGACGCCCAGCGCACGTCGGCCAACAGCAACAGCCTGAGCGGCAAGGTGCTGCGGATCACCCCGTCCGACGGCGGCGGCTACACGGTCCCCGCGGGCAACCTGTTCCCGCCGGGCACCGCGCAGACCCGGCCGGAGATCTTCGCGATGGGCTTCCGCAACCCGTTCCGCATCGGCCTGGACCCGGCGACGAACAAGCTCATGGTCGCCGACTACGGTCCCGACGCCGGCAGCGCCAACCCCAGTCGCGGCCCCGACGGCCGGGTCGAGTGGAACATCGTCGACCAGCCCGGCTTCTACGGGTGGCCGTACTGCGTCGGCAACAACACCCCGTACATCGACTTCGACTTCGCCACCAACGCGTCCGGTGCGGCGTTCAACTGCGGCGCCCCGGTGAACAACTCGCCGAACAACACCGGCCTGACCCAGCTGCCGGCCGCCATCGAGGCGGAGGTCTGGTACGGCTACCAGACCAACCCGCTGTACCCGGAGATCGGCGGCGGCGGCGCCCCGATGGCCGGCGGCGTCTACCGCTACGACGCCGACCTGGTCTCGGACCGCAAGTGGCCGGCGTACTGGGACGGCAAGGCGATCTTCGGCGAGTGGAACCAGGGCAACCTGTACTCGTTCCAGCTCGACGCCACCGGCTCGGACGTCACGGACATCAACCCGGTGTTCCCGGACTGGACGATCCTGCGGCCGCATGCGCTGGAGTGGGGTCCCGACGGCGCCCTCTACATGATCGAGTGGGGCGGCGGGTTCGGCGGCAACAACGCCGACTCCGGCGTGTACCGCATCGACTACGTCCAGGGCACGCGTGCCCCGGTGGCCCGCATCGACGCCAGCGCGACGTCCGGCCCGGTGCCGCTCGAGGTCGCGTTCGACGGCACCGCGTCGATCGACCCCGAGGGCGGGCCGATCACCTACGCGTGGGACTTCGACGGCGACGGCACGGTCGACTCCACCGAGCCGGAGGCGTCGCACACGTACACGACCGCCGGCGACTACACCGTCGCGCTGACCGTCACCGACGGCGACGGCCTGCAGGACGTGGCCAACGTCGAGATCGCGGCCGGCAACACCGCGCCGGAGGTCGACGTCGCGTGGCCGCCGAACGGCGGGTTCTTCGAGTTCGGCGACACCATCCGGTACGAAGCGAGCGCCACCGACGCCGAGGACGGCCAGGCCGAGTGCCCGCGCATCGTCACCCAGCCGGCGCTCGGTCACGACGAGCACTCGCACGAGTACGCCGAGTACTTCGGCTGCGAGGGCGTGTTCCCGCTGCCCGGCGACGAGGGCCACGTCGGCGCGAACATCTTCGGCACCGTCACGGTCACCTACACCGACAACGGCGCGCCGAACGTCAGCCCGCTGACCAGCCAGGAGGTGCTGATCCTGCAGCCCAAGCGGCGTGAGGCCGAGCACTTCGACCTCACCGGCCGGCTCGAGGGGTCCACCTCGGGCGGCGACCCGGGCGTGCAGCGCGAGACCACCGGCGACGTCCTGGGCGGCACCCAGAACATCGGGTTCATCGAGCCCGGCGACTGGTGGGCCTGGGACCCGATGAACCTCACCAACATCGACGACATCACGCTGCGGGCGGCCACGCCGACCGGCGCGTCGACGGTCGAGGTCCGCACCGGTTCGCCGGACGGCCCGACGGTGGCCACCATCACGGTGAACCCGACCGGCGGCTGGCAGACCTACGACTACTTCACCGGCGAGGTCAGTGGCGAGACGGCGGACGACAGCGGCCCGCTGTACTTCGTCAACGTGTCCGGCCAGCTCAACGTGAACTGGATCGACTTCGGCGGCCGCGGCGTCACCGAGAACCAGCGGCCCGACGTCGAGCTGACCGCGACGCCGACCAGCGGGACCGTCCCGCTCGACGTCGAGTTCGAGGCCAGCGCGACGGACCCCGAGGGCGACGACCCGCTCACCTACGCGTGGGTCTTCGGTGACGGCGGCACGGCCACCGGCCCGACGGCGGCGCACACCTACACGGAGGCGGGCAGCTACGACGCCTCCGTGACGGTGACCGACGCGCGCGGCGCCGCGGCGACCGAGCACGTCACCATCGAGGTCGACCCGGTCATCACCGAGCCGCCGGTCTGCCTGAACGGGCGCTCCGACGGGTTCGACGGCACGTCGCTGGACCGCGACCGCTGGACGACGGTGATCCGGGAGAACCAGGACCTCGTGGTCGAGGACGGTCACGTGGTGCTGCCGGCGACGGCGACCGACATCTACGGCACCAACAACACCGACACGCCGAACATCGTCCTGCAGGACCTGCCGGACGGGCCGTTCACCGCGACCGTGAAGCTCACCATGCAGGCCTACCGGGCCTACCAGCAGGCCGGTTTGATCATCTACGGCGACGACGACAACTACGCCAAGATGGTGCTGGAGGGCCGGGACACCGGCACCACCAACCCGGCGGCGCGGATCTTCCAGTTCATCCGCGAGGAGAACGGCGCGCCCAACGAGGTCGGTGAGAGCAACACCGCCAACCTCGGCGCCGCCTACCCGGACACCGTCTGGGTGCGCTACATCAGCGATGGCAGCAACCTGCGCGCCGCGTACAGCGCCGACGGCGTGACCTTCACCGAGATGCCGCAGACGAAGAGCCTGGCCGGCATCGAGGACCCGAAGATCGGCCTGGTCGCGCTGTCCGGCACCGGGCAGCCGATCACCGAGGTGCAGTTCGACTCGTTCCACATCACCCCCGACGACACCGCCACGCCGACGGAGCCGAACGACGAGTTCGCCGGCACCGTGCTGGACGGCTGCCGCTGGACGGTGCTGCGGCCGGACGCCGACGGCTACCGGGTCGCCGGCGGCAAGCTGGAGATCGACACCCCGAACGGCGACATCTACACCGGCAACACCGACCCGCTGCCGGGGAACTTCATGCTCCAGCCGGCGCCCGAGAGCGACGAGTGGACCATCGAGACCCTGGTCGACGCGTCCGCGCTGGTCGAGCAGTACCAGCAGGGCGGGATGATCGTCTACGGCGACGACGACAACTACGTCAAGTTCGACATGGTGGTCGACAACCCCGCCGGTCAGCCGGTGGCCCGCCGCATCGAGCTGCGCAGCGAGATCGGCGCCGTCATCCAGAACCCACAGCCCCAGGTCACCGCGCTCACCCAGGGCGTGTGGCACCTGCGGCTGTCCCGGTCCGGCGACACCTACAGCGGCGCCTACAGCGCCGACGGCCAGACCTGGACCCCGCTGGGCGAGGCGGTCACCAACACCGCGCTGTCCTCCGGCGACGTGCGGGTGGGCCTGTTCGCCATCGGCACCTCGCAGTCCGAGCCGCAGACCGTGACGTACGAGCACTTCCGCGTCACCGGCGGCCAGGACGTGTGCGAGCCGACGGCGCCGGAGGAGGGCTACACCAGCCTCTTCGACGGCACCGAGGCCAGCCTCGCCGGCTGGCAGATGGCCGGCCCGGGCGGGTTCGCGCTGACCGAGGACTGCACCTTGCTGTCCGAGGGCGGCATGGGCCTGTACTGGTACTCGGCGGACGCCTACGAGGACTACAGCCTCAAGCTGGACTGGATGATGCCGGGCGACGACAACTCCGGCGTCTTCGTCGGGTTCCCGGACCCGGGCGACGACCCGTGGGTCGCCGTCAACCAGGGCCACGAGGTCCAGATCGACGCCACCGACGCCGCCGACCGCACCACCGGTGCGATCTACGCGTTCCAGGGCGCCGACCAGGCCGCTCGCGACGCGGCGCTCAACCCGCCGGGCGAGTGGAACGAGTTCGAGATCGTGGTCCAGGGCGACCGCATTCGGGTGTACCTCAACGGTGAGTTGATCAACGACTACACCGACACCGACCCGAACCGGATGAACCAGCCCAGCTACATCGGCATCCAGAACCACGGCGCGGCGGACCAGAACTACTTCCGCAACGTCCGCATCCAGGAGCTCGTCGACGAGACGGCGCCGACGGTCGAGGTCGCCCTCGACCCGGCCGAGCCGACCGGCCAGAACGGCTGGTACACCGGCCCGGTCTCCGTCACCGCGGTCGGCACCGACGACCAGGGCGGCGAGGTCGCGCTGGAGTACCGGACCGGCGGCGGCGACTGGGCGCCGTACACCGGTGCGGTCGTCGTGGACGCCGACGGCGAGCACGCGCTGGAGTTCCGCGGCACCGACACCGCGGGCAACGTGTCCGCGCCGGTGCCGGTGGCGATCGCGAAGGACGCCACCCCGCCGGTCACCACGGCCACACTGGGCGGCGGCACCGGCGGCGCCGTGAACGTCACGCTCGCGGCCACCGACGCCACCTCCGGTGTCGCGGCCACCGAGTGGTCGCTCGACGGCGGCGACTGGACGGCGTACACCGGACCGGTCGCGGTCAGCGGCGACGGCGAGCACGAGCTGCTCTACCGCTCGTCCGACCAGGCCGGGAACGCCGAGGACGCCAAGGCGGTCACCGTGACCGTCGACGGGTCCGCGCCGGTCCTGTCGGTCAGCGGCGTCGCGCACGGCCAGCTCTACGGCGACAGCCAGAACCTGACCGTCGCCTGGACGGCCACCGACAACGGCCCGGTCACCGTGACCGGGACGCTGGACGGCGCGCCGATCCAGTCCGGCGCCGTGGTCGCGCTGCACGCGATCCCGCTCGGCCTGCACGAGCTGGTCGTCGAGGCGACCGACTCGGCCGGCAACGAGACCGTCCAGGAGCTGGTGTTCTTCTCCACCACGTCGTTCGCGGACATGGAGAGCCTGATCACCCAGTTCCAGACGGCCGGGCGCATCACGTCGCAGGTGGCCAAGGACCTGCAGAAGTCGCTGGCCACCGCCCGCCGCCAGGAGGGCATGGGCCGCGAGGACCGGGCCGTGATCGCGCTGGAGTCCTTCAAGTCGGCGGTCAACAGCAAGGTCACCGACGCCGGTGCGCGCGGCACTCTGGTCCGCGACGCCGACGCGATGATCATCCGGCTCGGCGGCACGCCACGGCAGGCGTCCGCCGGTGTCCGGGCCAACGGTGGCGAAGAACTCGCCGGTACGGGCCGTCTCGACGGCGATCCGGACCGTACAGAGGGCAGGGAGTTGCCCGCCACCGACTAA
- a CDS encoding inositol-3-phosphate synthase: protein MSGVGIWFVGARGSVATTTTVGLLAIRSRLAGHTGMVSELPEIAAAGLPALDGVVIGGHEVAEGTLGKRAEELSAGGVFPPALATVLAGDLAAADERIRPGVVAGHGTQRSAADRVEAELRAFRDEHGLDRVVVVDVSSTEPPAADIPALATLAALEAALDAGEAPLPASSLYAYAAFRAGCPYVAFTPSPGPRVPALAELALDRGVPWAGSDAKTGETLVKTVLGPMFAMRALKVRSWSSVNLLGGGDGQTLADPDNAASKIATKANGLESILGHPVDGPLHIDYVPDLGDWKTAWDLVSFEGFLGTRMTMQFTWSGCDSSLAAPLVLDLVRLIARAHEVGAAGPVPEFGFFFKDPVASDVHALSPQWAALTDWCERAGQGSAGQGAV, encoded by the coding sequence ATGAGCGGCGTCGGCATCTGGTTCGTCGGCGCTCGTGGCTCCGTGGCCACCACGACCACGGTCGGGCTCCTGGCCATCCGGTCCCGGCTGGCCGGCCACACCGGCATGGTGTCCGAGCTGCCGGAGATCGCGGCGGCCGGGCTGCCGGCGCTGGACGGCGTCGTCATCGGCGGCCACGAGGTCGCCGAGGGCACGCTGGGCAAGCGGGCCGAAGAGCTGAGCGCGGGCGGGGTGTTCCCGCCCGCGCTGGCCACCGTCCTGGCCGGCGACCTCGCCGCCGCCGACGAGCGGATCCGGCCCGGCGTCGTCGCCGGGCACGGGACGCAGCGGTCGGCGGCGGACCGGGTCGAGGCCGAGCTGCGCGCGTTCCGCGACGAGCACGGGCTGGACCGCGTGGTCGTCGTCGACGTGTCCAGCACCGAGCCGCCGGCCGCCGACATCCCGGCGCTGGCGACGCTCGCGGCGCTGGAGGCGGCGCTGGACGCGGGCGAGGCTCCACTGCCGGCCAGCTCGCTGTACGCGTATGCGGCGTTCCGGGCCGGCTGCCCGTACGTCGCGTTCACCCCCAGCCCCGGGCCGCGGGTCCCGGCGCTGGCCGAGCTGGCGCTGGACCGCGGCGTCCCGTGGGCCGGCTCCGACGCCAAGACCGGCGAGACGCTGGTCAAGACCGTGCTCGGCCCGATGTTCGCGATGCGCGCGCTGAAGGTGCGCTCGTGGTCGTCGGTCAACCTGCTCGGCGGCGGCGACGGGCAGACGCTGGCCGACCCGGACAACGCGGCCAGCAAGATCGCCACCAAGGCCAACGGCCTGGAGTCGATCCTCGGCCACCCGGTCGACGGGCCGCTGCACATCGACTACGTGCCCGACCTCGGCGACTGGAAGACCGCCTGGGACCTGGTGTCGTTCGAGGGCTTCCTCGGCACCCGCATGACCATGCAGTTCACCTGGTCCGGCTGCGACTCCTCGCTGGCCGCGCCGCTGGTGCTGGACCTCGTCCGGCTGATCGCGCGGGCGCACGAGGTGGGCGCCGCCGGGCCGGTGCCGGAGTTCGGGTTCTTCTTCAAGGACCCGGTCGCCAGCGACGTGCATGCGCTCAGCCCGCAGTGGGCGGCGCTGACCGACTGGTGCGAGCGGGCCGGCCAAGGCTCGGCGGGTCAGGGCGCGGTATGA
- a CDS encoding SCO3242 family prenyltransferase has translation MKLRDVAELVRAPAALTVPGDSLAGAAAAGFPYGVRTAVTPLASACLYWAGMALNDYADRDLDRLERPERPIPSGRVKPAEALAVATGLTAAGLALAAAAGGRRALRVAVPLAATVWAYDFLAKPTPAGPAVMGLARGLDVLLGAGGRERAAALPALVVATHTVGVTVLSRGEVHGGSTESGRFALGATAAASLAAALPRSASARAADSLAPADARWPRWRAAVSLDSSPPSRDGELRSPATAALQRGDTPLRPGLSSVRGLATAAFAGVYAATVGKAQWGAARSPDAATVRSATGAGVRGVIPLQSALLARSGAVVLAGAVVGIGPAVRALSKVVSPT, from the coding sequence ATGAAGCTGCGCGACGTCGCCGAGCTGGTGCGGGCGCCCGCGGCGCTGACCGTGCCGGGCGACTCGCTGGCCGGCGCGGCCGCGGCCGGGTTCCCGTACGGCGTCCGGACCGCGGTCACGCCGCTGGCCTCGGCCTGCCTGTACTGGGCCGGCATGGCGCTGAACGACTACGCCGACCGTGACCTCGACCGTCTCGAGCGGCCGGAGCGGCCGATCCCGTCCGGCCGCGTCAAGCCGGCCGAGGCGCTGGCCGTGGCCACCGGGCTCACCGCCGCCGGCCTCGCGCTGGCGGCGGCGGCCGGTGGACGGCGGGCGCTGCGGGTCGCCGTCCCCCTCGCCGCGACGGTGTGGGCCTACGACTTCCTCGCCAAGCCGACGCCGGCCGGACCCGCGGTGATGGGGCTGGCCCGCGGCTTGGACGTGCTGCTCGGCGCCGGCGGCCGGGAACGCGCGGCGGCGTTGCCCGCGCTGGTCGTCGCCACGCACACCGTCGGCGTCACCGTGCTCAGCCGCGGCGAGGTGCACGGCGGGTCCACGGAGTCGGGTCGCTTCGCCCTTGGCGCGACGGCCGCGGCCTCGCTGGCCGCCGCCCTGCCGCGGTCGGCGTCGGCCCGCGCCGCGGACTCGCTCGCCCCGGCCGACGCCCGGTGGCCCCGCTGGAGGGCTGCCGTCTCCCTCGACAGCAGCCCTCCATCGCGCGATGGAGAGCTGCGGTCTCCTGCGACAGCAGCCCTCCAGCGGGGCGACACCCCACTCCGGCCTGGGCTTTCGTCCGTCCGCGGGCTCGCCACGGCGGCGTTCGCCGGGGTGTATGCGGCGACCGTGGGTAAGGCCCAGTGGGGAGCGGCCCGCAGCCCGGACGCTGCGACCGTGCGGTCGGCGACCGGCGCCGGGGTGCGCGGCGTGATCCCGCTGCAGTCCGCGCTGCTGGCCAGGTCCGGGGCGGTCGTGCTGGCCGGCGCCGTCGTCGGGATCGGGCCGGCCGTCCGGGCGCTGTCCAAGGTGGTGTCACCGACATGA
- a CDS encoding sugar phosphate isomerase/epimerase family protein, translating into MSLRFGYGTNGFGSHRLDDALAVIAGLGYDGVALTVDHPHMDPFAPNLSARTIAVGQRLAELDLAVVIETGARYVLDPWRKHEPNLVSDAGRERRVDLLCRAVRIGAELGAEAVSFWSGTLPGGVSADEGWRRVTSGVASVLEEADKRGMICAFEPEPGMFVDTVAGVLELRKRLGDPEGLRVTLDVGHVVANEAGTVADCVHQAGDLLANVQVDDMVEGVHEHLEFGEGEVDLPAALGALLDVGYGGLAAVELPRHGHAAPVVARRSLDALRAAEAEALATRTGHDGGERGRARAVRQRDGEEEMP; encoded by the coding sequence ATGAGCCTCCGCTTCGGGTACGGCACGAACGGCTTCGGCAGCCATCGCCTCGATGACGCGCTCGCCGTGATCGCCGGGCTGGGGTATGACGGCGTCGCGCTGACCGTCGACCATCCGCACATGGACCCGTTCGCGCCGAACCTGTCCGCGCGCACCATCGCGGTCGGGCAGCGGCTGGCCGAGCTGGACCTCGCCGTCGTCATCGAGACCGGCGCGCGGTACGTGCTGGACCCGTGGCGCAAGCACGAGCCGAACCTGGTGTCCGACGCCGGCCGGGAGCGGCGGGTCGACCTGCTGTGCCGGGCGGTGCGGATCGGCGCCGAGCTGGGCGCCGAGGCGGTGTCGTTCTGGTCCGGGACGCTGCCCGGCGGCGTCAGCGCCGACGAGGGCTGGCGGCGGGTGACGTCCGGCGTGGCGTCGGTGCTCGAGGAGGCGGACAAGCGCGGCATGATCTGCGCGTTCGAGCCGGAGCCGGGGATGTTCGTCGACACCGTCGCCGGGGTTCTGGAGCTGCGCAAACGGCTCGGCGACCCGGAGGGCCTGCGGGTGACGCTGGACGTCGGGCACGTCGTCGCGAACGAGGCGGGCACTGTCGCCGACTGCGTCCACCAGGCCGGCGACCTGCTGGCGAACGTGCAGGTCGACGACATGGTCGAAGGGGTGCACGAGCACCTCGAGTTCGGCGAGGGCGAGGTCGACCTGCCGGCGGCGCTGGGCGCGCTGCTGGACGTCGGCTACGGCGGGCTGGCCGCCGTCGAGCTGCCGCGGCACGGACACGCCGCACCCGTCGTCGCGCGCCGCTCACTGGACGCTCTGCGCGCCGCCGAGGCCGAGGCACTGGCCACACGGACAGGACACGACGGGGGAGAGCGAGGGCGGGCCCGCGCAGTGCGGCAGCGCGACGGAGAGGAAGAAATGCCATGA
- a CDS encoding EboA domain-containing protein yields MSATIERTAPHLDQAARERLAELLAEVENDPRRISVLFPAVGRRVTRGPTNPADPDGLRTPRLEDEARAALLVTAAARLDRAALTEEVGALYQYGDADEKRAVLRALAELDLGDAGLPLVADALRTNDVRLVAAALGPYAARHLDAAAWRQGVLKCLFVGVPLDAVADLDARTDEELARMVADYGNERVAAGRSVPSDAWRILGRHPEAVDGRFPVPSQED; encoded by the coding sequence ATGAGCGCGACGATCGAACGGACCGCCCCGCACTTGGACCAGGCCGCCCGCGAGCGGCTGGCCGAGCTGCTGGCGGAGGTCGAGAACGACCCCCGGCGCATCTCGGTGCTGTTCCCGGCGGTCGGGCGGCGGGTCACCCGCGGGCCGACCAACCCGGCCGACCCGGACGGGCTGCGCACGCCGCGGCTGGAGGACGAGGCACGGGCGGCGCTGCTGGTCACGGCCGCGGCCCGGCTCGACCGCGCCGCCCTGACCGAGGAGGTCGGCGCCCTGTATCAGTACGGCGACGCCGACGAGAAGCGGGCGGTGCTGCGGGCGCTGGCCGAGCTGGACCTCGGCGACGCCGGCCTGCCGCTGGTGGCCGACGCGCTGCGCACCAACGACGTCCGGCTGGTCGCCGCAGCGCTGGGGCCGTACGCCGCGCGGCACCTCGACGCGGCGGCCTGGCGCCAGGGCGTGCTGAAGTGCCTGTTCGTCGGCGTGCCGCTGGACGCCGTCGCGGACCTCGACGCGCGCACCGACGAGGAGCTGGCCCGTATGGTCGCCGACTACGGCAACGAACGGGTGGCCGCCGGGCGGTCCGTGCCGAGCGACGCCTGGCGCATCCTCGGCCGCCACCCCGAGGCGGTCGACGGCCGCTTCCCCGTCCCCTCCCAGGAGGACTGA
- a CDS encoding TatD family hydrolase yields the protein MRIFDPHIHMTSRTTDDYQRMYAAGVRAITEPAFWLGQPRTNVGSFVDYFDALVGWERFRAAQFGIRHHCTIALNPKEANDPRCHGVLEVLPRYLAKDGVVAVGELGFDSMTDDEEKVFVRQLELAGEHDLPVLVHTPHRDKAAGTRRTLELVAASGLPPERVLVDHLNETTVGMVADSGCWMGFSIYPDTKMDEHRMVRILADRGMDRMIVNSAADWGHSDPLKTVKTGRAMLAEGFSADDVDRVLWQNPVAFYGQSGRLLLDEVDLAGTGGRTATFEGNSILRGQRPEA from the coding sequence GTGCGCATCTTCGACCCCCACATCCACATGACCTCGCGCACCACCGACGACTACCAGCGCATGTACGCCGCCGGCGTCCGGGCGATCACCGAGCCGGCGTTCTGGCTCGGCCAGCCGCGCACCAACGTCGGCTCGTTCGTCGACTACTTCGACGCGCTGGTCGGCTGGGAGCGGTTCCGGGCCGCGCAGTTCGGCATCCGGCACCACTGCACGATCGCGCTGAACCCGAAGGAGGCCAACGACCCGCGCTGCCACGGCGTCCTCGAGGTGCTGCCGCGCTACCTCGCCAAGGACGGCGTCGTCGCGGTCGGCGAGCTGGGCTTCGACTCGATGACCGACGACGAGGAGAAGGTGTTCGTCCGGCAGCTGGAGCTGGCCGGCGAGCACGACCTGCCCGTCCTCGTGCACACGCCGCACCGCGACAAGGCGGCCGGCACCCGGCGCACGCTGGAGCTGGTCGCGGCCAGCGGGCTGCCGCCGGAGCGCGTGCTGGTCGACCACCTCAACGAGACCACCGTCGGCATGGTCGCCGACTCCGGCTGCTGGATGGGGTTCTCGATCTACCCGGACACCAAGATGGACGAGCACCGGATGGTGCGCATCCTCGCCGACCGCGGGATGGACCGGATGATCGTCAACTCCGCCGCGGACTGGGGCCACAGCGACCCGCTGAAGACCGTCAAGACCGGCCGGGCCATGCTCGCCGAGGGGTTCAGCGCCGACGACGTCGACCGGGTGCTCTGGCAGAACCCGGTCGCGTTCTACGGGCAGAGCGGACGGCTGCTGCTGGACGAGGTCGACCTCGCCGGGACCGGCGGGCGCACCGCGACGTTCGAGGGCAACTCGATCCTGCGCGGCCAGCGACCGGAGGCGTGA